From Domibacillus sp. DTU_2020_1001157_1_SI_ALB_TIR_016, a single genomic window includes:
- a CDS encoding aldo/keto reductase, with product MQFVTLNNGLKMPQLGYGVWQVEDEQATPAVLKAIETGYHSIDTAAVYGNERGVGRAIKECGVPREELFITTKVWNSDQGYDATLKAFDTSLEKLGLDYVDLYLIHWPMPQEDTYVETYKALEKLYADGRVKAIGVCNFDIDHLQRLLDECDVKPVVNQVECHPHLVQKELKAFCKKHDIYVEAWSPLMQGGVVLENNIVKEIAEKHGKTPAQVILRWHLQNDSIVIPKSVTPSRIEENFNVFDFELTQEEIDQITALDRGERTGPVPAEFNRK from the coding sequence ATGCAATTTGTAACGTTAAACAACGGACTCAAAATGCCACAGCTTGGCTATGGTGTATGGCAGGTTGAAGACGAACAGGCAACACCGGCTGTTTTAAAAGCGATCGAAACAGGCTACCACTCTATTGACACAGCTGCTGTCTACGGAAACGAACGCGGCGTTGGCAGAGCAATCAAGGAATGCGGTGTGCCTCGTGAGGAGTTGTTTATCACCACAAAAGTGTGGAACTCGGATCAAGGTTATGATGCTACGCTGAAAGCATTTGATACGAGCCTTGAGAAGCTGGGCCTTGATTATGTGGATTTATATTTAATCCATTGGCCGATGCCGCAGGAAGACACATATGTGGAAACCTACAAAGCGCTTGAAAAGCTGTATGCAGATGGGCGTGTAAAAGCAATCGGTGTCTGCAACTTTGATATCGACCACCTGCAGCGCCTGCTGGATGAGTGCGATGTAAAACCGGTTGTAAACCAGGTGGAATGCCACCCGCACCTCGTTCAAAAAGAACTTAAAGCGTTCTGTAAGAAGCATGACATCTACGTGGAAGCGTGGAGTCCTCTTATGCAGGGCGGTGTTGTGCTTGAAAACAATATTGTAAAAGAAATTGCGGAAAAGCACGGCAAGACTCCGGCACAAGTTATTTTGCGCTGGCATTTGCAGAATGATTCGATCGTCATTCCAAAATCCGTTACACCATCTCGTATCGAAGAAAACTTCAATGTGTTCGACTTTGAACTTACACAGGAGGAAATCGATCAAATTACGGCTCTTGACCGTGGTGAGCGTACAGGCCCGGTCCCAGCAGAGTTTAACCGTAAATAA
- a CDS encoding polyprenyl synthetase family protein, whose protein sequence is MTNNLMNIACEYICAYFKEAALQEKTLVYVRYTFNKTGFFAKLSGLHYDVFWQRKRTGEKEQLMVIVELLFLALDIMDDIQDGDGHEHPWGEVDTAQNLNILTGLLMICFLEVSRLQMDETVKSGVLYMIQANVVKAINGQAADLQNCLETEEDYLNMVSMKSGSLIEIACLLGAGEVKPAIEQEMKVYAHYLGIVEQLRNDVYDLFQPEKKSDLYHKKKTLPVLFCLNSEQSKYEAVKRYYENGIKEPSTEEERAAVQSLLVEGDALSYCSVIEKLYLYKIRTSVTRMPISEKQKKQLMAGLFS, encoded by the coding sequence ATGACAAATAACCTGATGAATATTGCTTGTGAGTATATTTGTGCCTATTTTAAAGAAGCCGCTTTGCAGGAGAAAACACTTGTGTATGTAAGATACACGTTTAATAAAACCGGTTTTTTTGCGAAGCTGTCCGGCCTTCATTACGACGTTTTCTGGCAAAGAAAGAGGACAGGAGAAAAAGAGCAGCTTATGGTGATTGTCGAGCTGCTTTTTTTAGCACTCGACATTATGGATGATATTCAAGACGGAGACGGACATGAACATCCATGGGGAGAGGTGGACACCGCACAAAATTTAAATATATTGACGGGCCTGCTGATGATTTGCTTTTTAGAAGTAAGCCGTCTGCAGATGGACGAAACGGTTAAGAGTGGGGTTCTTTATATGATTCAAGCCAATGTAGTCAAAGCGATCAACGGCCAGGCAGCTGATTTGCAAAATTGCTTGGAAACCGAAGAAGACTACTTGAACATGGTATCTATGAAATCCGGCTCTTTGATCGAAATAGCCTGCCTGCTCGGAGCGGGAGAGGTAAAGCCTGCCATCGAACAAGAAATGAAGGTGTACGCCCATTATCTCGGCATTGTCGAACAGCTTCGAAATGATGTGTACGATCTGTTTCAGCCGGAGAAAAAAAGTGATCTATATCATAAGAAAAAAACATTGCCCGTGCTTTTTTGTTTAAATAGCGAACAGTCAAAATATGAAGCAGTAAAAAGGTATTACGAGAACGGGATAAAGGAGCCATCAACAGAAGAAGAAAGGGCTGCGGTGCAGTCGCTGCTTGTTGAAGGGGATGCCCTTTCCTATTGCAGTGTAATCGAAAAGCTGTATCTTTATAAAATTCGAACCTCTGTCACTCGAATGCCAATCAGTGAAAAACAAAAGAAGCAATTAATGGCGGGCTTATTTTCATAA
- the crcB gene encoding fluoride efflux transporter CrcB, which produces MVYIWIGIGGVMGALLRYSVSVVMDHGAAGGFPFATLFVNCLGCFLLPFLTEKVKGRIPVPIQKAITAGVIGSFTTFSAFSVEVITLIEAGRAASALLYIGSSIGGGLLFVRLGRKGAKAV; this is translated from the coding sequence TTGGTTTATATATGGATTGGAATAGGGGGCGTTATGGGTGCACTGCTGCGATACAGTGTATCGGTCGTAATGGACCACGGAGCGGCTGGCGGCTTTCCATTTGCGACTCTTTTCGTAAATTGCCTTGGCTGTTTTTTGCTTCCGTTTTTAACCGAAAAAGTTAAAGGCCGTATTCCGGTACCGATACAAAAAGCTATTACAGCCGGGGTTATCGGTTCCTTTACAACGTTTTCTGCTTTTAGCGTAGAAGTGATAACGCTCATCGAAGCAGGAAGGGCAGCTTCTGCTCTTTTATATATAGGTTCAAGCATAGGTGGCGGGCTTCTGTTTGTACGCCTCGGCCGTAAAGGAGCGAAAGCAGTATGA
- a CDS encoding ATP-binding protein — MKQNNICFDTLKKECAARGLDPKSIPSFNHILDAEALAARQRQHAEFIHAVTYFFDKFIASLPGIPILATATDKHGYVLHMIGDSSIKEMVMKLGIQNGVQMTNEYNGINSVCLALDYQQPVGIVGSQHYHYYLHNAACYSIPIWNRNQNEEIGTLSFMTAVDFAHPLFLSLLMTMKESIERELQLMKQNENLRLLNELIMETTTSGLIVSDKEGNIINVNKAAERMVKQDKQSLLSETAANCPFVGDYLERALSKGLPSTDIERTFKSTSGRETTYLLDALPIFDQTDTLAGAFAQLRDITSRKETEQMLLNTEKLAAVGQMAASAAHEIRNPLTTIRGFIQLLKPSFFDQEHFNLVLEEIDRINLIISEFLILSKPQATCFGEQNLIQILHDTIALSQPQASMSNVQIIKYFDDPSPIFIHGDGNQLKQVFINLFKNSMDAMPGGGTLSVDVHMNVQGEAVAVVSDKGIGMTNEQLGQLGTPFYTTKKDGTGLGLMITQRILKQHDGSLDIQSTKGKGTTITLRFPVKKEETLK, encoded by the coding sequence ATGAAGCAAAACAATATTTGTTTTGATACATTAAAAAAGGAATGTGCAGCAAGGGGACTTGATCCAAAGAGCATTCCTTCTTTTAACCATATATTAGATGCAGAGGCATTAGCGGCAAGACAGCGCCAACACGCTGAATTCATTCATGCGGTTACGTACTTTTTTGATAAATTTATTGCTTCGCTGCCTGGCATTCCTATTCTTGCCACAGCAACGGATAAGCATGGCTACGTTCTTCATATGATTGGGGACAGCAGCATTAAAGAAATGGTTATGAAACTAGGAATTCAAAACGGAGTTCAAATGACAAATGAATACAATGGTATTAATTCTGTCTGCCTGGCGCTGGATTACCAGCAGCCAGTCGGTATAGTCGGCTCGCAGCATTATCATTATTATCTGCATAATGCTGCGTGCTACAGCATCCCTATTTGGAACAGAAATCAAAATGAAGAAATCGGCACACTTTCATTTATGACGGCTGTTGATTTTGCCCACCCTCTCTTTCTATCATTGCTTATGACAATGAAGGAATCCATCGAGCGTGAACTTCAGTTAATGAAGCAAAACGAGAATCTGCGCCTTCTTAATGAGCTTATTATGGAGACTACCACGAGCGGCTTGATTGTCTCTGACAAGGAAGGCAATATTATTAACGTTAACAAGGCCGCAGAACGGATGGTGAAGCAAGATAAACAGTCACTGCTCTCCGAAACGGCTGCGAACTGCCCATTCGTTGGCGATTATCTTGAGCGGGCGCTGTCAAAAGGACTTCCTTCTACAGACATTGAAAGAACATTTAAAAGCACATCAGGCCGTGAAACAACGTACTTGCTGGATGCGCTGCCGATTTTCGATCAAACAGATACACTGGCCGGTGCCTTCGCGCAACTCCGTGACATTACCTCGCGAAAAGAAACGGAACAGATGCTGCTTAACACTGAAAAACTCGCTGCTGTCGGTCAAATGGCTGCCAGCGCTGCCCATGAAATCCGTAATCCTTTAACAACGATTCGGGGCTTTATTCAGCTGCTGAAGCCATCGTTTTTCGACCAGGAGCATTTCAATCTCGTTTTGGAGGAAATTGACCGAATTAACTTGATTATTAGCGAGTTTCTTATTCTATCAAAGCCGCAGGCCACTTGTTTCGGCGAACAAAACTTAATACAGATTCTTCATGATACGATTGCCCTGTCACAGCCGCAGGCGAGCATGAGCAATGTGCAGATTATAAAGTACTTTGATGATCCCTCTCCTATTTTTATACATGGAGATGGAAACCAGCTGAAACAGGTGTTTATTAACTTGTTTAAAAACAGCATGGACGCCATGCCGGGCGGCGGGACCCTTTCGGTTGACGTTCATATGAACGTACAGGGAGAAGCTGTAGCAGTGGTGTCTGATAAAGGCATCGGTATGACGAATGAACAGCTCGGGCAGCTGGGCACTCCTTTTTACACAACAAAAAAAGACGGAACAGGGCTTGGTCTTATGATTACACAGCGTATTTTAAAACAGCACGACGGCTCCCTTGATATACAAAGCACAAAAGGAAAAGGAACAACGATTACGCTTCGTTTTCCAGTCAAAAAAGAAGAAACGCTCAAGTAA
- a CDS encoding isochorismatase family cysteine hydrolase, producing the protein MCMKALLNIDYTYDFVADDGKLTCGKPGQALEGVIVDITEQFIQNGDYVVFAIDVHDERDPYHPETGLFPPHNIRGTKGRDLYGSLQSVYDQNKDRNNVYYMDKTRYSAFAGTDLDMKLKARGITEVHLVGVCTDICILHTAVDAYNKGYKIVVYDHAVASFNQAGHEWALRHFVDTLGAKRRKEL; encoded by the coding sequence ATGTGTATGAAAGCATTGCTGAATATTGATTATACGTATGATTTTGTTGCAGATGATGGAAAATTAACGTGTGGAAAGCCAGGCCAGGCCCTTGAAGGAGTGATTGTCGATATAACAGAGCAATTTATCCAAAACGGCGACTATGTTGTTTTTGCGATTGACGTGCATGATGAGCGCGACCCTTATCACCCGGAAACGGGGCTGTTCCCGCCGCATAATATCCGCGGTACGAAAGGACGCGACCTGTACGGCTCTCTTCAATCCGTGTACGATCAAAACAAAGACCGGAATAACGTCTATTACATGGATAAAACGCGTTACTCTGCTTTTGCCGGAACAGACCTTGATATGAAATTAAAAGCACGAGGAATTACAGAGGTGCATCTTGTCGGCGTATGTACAGACATATGTATTTTGCATACAGCAGTGGATGCGTACAATAAAGGATACAAAATTGTTGTGTATGATCACGCGGTAGCGTCTTTTAACCAGGCAGGCCATGAATGGGCACTTAGGCATTTTGTAGATACACTTGGCGCCAAAAGGAGGAAAGAATTATGA
- a CDS encoding nicotinate phosphoribosyltransferase has translation MMKHPDDSFMLHTDLYQINMAETYWRDGIHDRNAVFDLYFRRLPFGNGYGVFAGLERIISFIQKFGFTDSDIDYLSKLGYGEDYLAFLKNMTFTGTIRSMQEGEIVFGNEPIMRIEAPLAQAQLLETLLLNVVNYQTLIATKASRMMQVVGDGTALEFGTRRAQETDAAIWGARAAYLTGFSGTSNVRAGKLFDIPVSGTHAHAMVQAYQDEYTAFTKYAETHEDCVFLVDTYDTLRSGVPNAIRVAKEFGDDINFIGIRLDSGDLAYLSKKARTMLDEAGFPDAKIIASNDLDEETIMSLNAQGAKIDVWGIGTKLITAFDQPALGAVFKLVAIENDQGEMVDTIKISGNPEKVTTPGKKNVYRIINNANGKAEGDYIALQEEKPQEEKKLKMFHPVHTYISKFVTDFTAVDLHNDVFVNGKFMYHQPSLADIREHVKKGLSVLWDEYKRPINPEQYPVDLSPACWEHKMKKIEEMMPPSAR, from the coding sequence ATGATGAAGCATCCAGATGACAGCTTTATGCTGCATACCGATTTGTATCAAATTAATATGGCGGAAACGTATTGGAGAGACGGCATTCACGACCGGAATGCGGTTTTTGATCTTTATTTTCGCCGGCTTCCGTTTGGGAACGGCTATGGCGTTTTCGCTGGTCTTGAGCGTATTATTTCGTTTATCCAAAAATTCGGCTTCACAGACAGCGATATCGACTATTTAAGTAAACTTGGCTACGGAGAAGATTATTTAGCTTTTTTAAAGAATATGACATTTACGGGGACGATCCGTTCCATGCAGGAAGGAGAAATCGTTTTTGGAAACGAGCCTATTATGCGGATCGAAGCCCCGCTTGCGCAGGCGCAGCTGCTTGAAACACTGCTTTTAAATGTAGTGAACTACCAGACCCTTATTGCGACGAAAGCATCACGCATGATGCAAGTTGTAGGTGATGGAACGGCACTTGAATTCGGAACACGGCGGGCGCAGGAAACCGATGCCGCTATCTGGGGAGCGCGGGCGGCTTACCTAACTGGTTTTTCAGGCACCAGCAATGTGCGGGCAGGCAAACTGTTCGACATTCCGGTATCCGGAACGCATGCCCATGCTATGGTGCAGGCATACCAGGATGAATATACAGCATTCACAAAATACGCTGAGACGCATGAGGATTGTGTATTTCTGGTCGATACATATGACACACTGCGTTCCGGCGTACCGAATGCGATCCGGGTTGCCAAGGAGTTTGGTGATGATATCAACTTTATTGGTATCCGTCTTGACAGCGGCGACCTTGCGTATTTATCTAAAAAAGCCCGCACGATGCTTGATGAAGCGGGCTTCCCGGATGCGAAAATTATCGCTTCCAATGATCTTGATGAAGAAACGATCATGAGCTTGAATGCACAGGGTGCAAAAATTGATGTGTGGGGCATCGGCACAAAGCTGATTACCGCTTTTGACCAGCCGGCTCTTGGCGCCGTGTTTAAGCTTGTCGCAATTGAGAACGACCAAGGAGAAATGGTGGATACCATTAAAATCTCCGGCAACCCGGAAAAAGTGACAACACCGGGGAAAAAGAACGTTTATCGCATCATTAACAATGCAAATGGAAAAGCGGAAGGAGATTATATCGCGCTCCAGGAAGAAAAGCCGCAGGAAGAAAAAAAGCTGAAAATGTTTCATCCTGTTCACACGTATATCAGCAAATTTGTCACTGATTTTACCGCTGTTGATCTGCATAATGATGTTTTTGTAAACGGAAAGTTTATGTACCATCAGCCATCGCTTGCCGATATACGAGAACATGTGAAAAAGGGGTTATCGGTTTTATGGGATGAATACAAGCGTCCCATTAATCCAGAACAGTACCCTGTCGATTTAAGTCCAGCCTGCTGGGAGCATAAAATGAAGAAAATTGAAGAAATGATGCCGCCGTCTGCGCGTTAA
- a CDS encoding sensor histidine kinase, with translation MLKHYWQLVVAFAIYIVSHAYLMIKMAAEKQSFSSDMIELYVPGLFSLLSIILIAPIIGKQTTSARRFILFLLAVSLSLFASKESGEGDPVSVTILTVAFQLAALYFLLFVEAILKEKQLDLGSLSAWLSVFMWVTLLFIGFNVGNYFASWVPSYVVNNSMLVHFSFSVFAALGIIAWQYNRTENTEHKSFLKWMMIVPAIAFVPFIVIYVLPYVAAGVDGLDRIAAFSLFALPYGYTRLLMNRQLFDFDFVLSRFFYYSVQSVIPAFLLAVIIYSIAGKFIIPFAAALLIMALSFLMKEQFDFFIRNSLFQDRKNMVQGIEILAGKLSAVMKTDELERMFALEVLHALHPSALFITEKRNGEWLIRHAEGVVPAVPSEAQRLLMARDREKGLLVHQQWLGIQLFERSEQNIYLWIGPKKNGLRWNISEKAWLLAGVPYVRLVADNLQVAQKKMEELEVQAMNHSPGTIRLLLAISEKERRRLAADLHDSVLQEQFVVQRKLERLARSEHLKDTLLKDVKEIQRDMKQVTRHIRETCQELRPVFLQEEGLRGTLEELFSRFKLTSDIYLQCDIDLPSHYRSDQDKELAVYRIVQELLHNARKHSKASRLSISVWEESETLFLDYLDNGIGFDMSCMDEQGNQMGISGIKERVAMLSGYVEWMTSPNSGVQVQMTLPGWRE, from the coding sequence ATGTTAAAGCATTATTGGCAGCTGGTTGTTGCTTTTGCCATTTACATTGTAAGTCATGCTTATCTTATGATAAAAATGGCGGCAGAGAAACAAAGCTTTTCATCGGATATGATCGAGTTATACGTACCTGGCTTGTTTTCACTGCTGTCCATTATTTTAATTGCACCGATTATTGGCAAGCAAACGACATCCGCCCGCCGGTTTATTTTATTCCTGCTTGCAGTGTCTCTCAGCTTGTTTGCTTCTAAAGAGTCTGGCGAAGGAGATCCTGTATCCGTCACCATCTTAACGGTTGCTTTTCAACTGGCTGCTCTTTATTTTCTTCTCTTTGTAGAAGCGATTTTAAAGGAAAAACAGCTTGATCTCGGTTCTCTCTCTGCGTGGCTGTCCGTATTCATGTGGGTAACACTTTTGTTTATCGGGTTTAATGTTGGCAATTATTTTGCATCGTGGGTCCCATCTTATGTAGTGAATAACAGTATGCTCGTTCACTTTAGTTTTTCCGTTTTTGCTGCTTTAGGTATCATCGCCTGGCAATACAATCGGACAGAAAACACGGAGCACAAAAGCTTTTTAAAGTGGATGATGATTGTGCCAGCTATTGCGTTTGTCCCTTTTATTGTAATTTATGTTCTTCCATATGTGGCGGCAGGAGTGGATGGGCTGGATCGAATCGCCGCCTTTTCTCTTTTTGCACTTCCATATGGCTATACACGCCTTTTGATGAACCGGCAGCTGTTTGATTTCGATTTTGTCCTTAGCCGTTTTTTCTACTATAGCGTGCAATCCGTTATTCCGGCTTTTTTACTGGCGGTGATCATATACAGCATCGCGGGGAAGTTTATCATTCCTTTTGCTGCTGCTCTCTTGATCATGGCTCTTTCTTTTTTAATGAAAGAGCAGTTTGATTTTTTTATTCGAAACAGCTTGTTTCAAGACCGGAAAAATATGGTGCAGGGCATTGAGATTCTAGCAGGGAAGCTGTCGGCTGTCATGAAAACGGATGAGCTGGAGCGCATGTTTGCCCTGGAAGTTCTTCATGCCCTGCATCCGTCTGCCTTGTTTATTACCGAAAAAAGAAACGGAGAGTGGCTGATCCGGCACGCGGAAGGAGTGGTTCCGGCTGTACCATCAGAAGCGCAGCGCCTGTTAATGGCAAGAGACCGTGAAAAAGGGCTGCTGGTTCATCAGCAGTGGCTTGGCATTCAGCTGTTTGAGCGGTCAGAGCAAAACATTTATCTATGGATTGGTCCGAAAAAAAACGGATTAAGGTGGAATATCAGTGAAAAAGCATGGCTGCTTGCTGGAGTTCCCTATGTCCGGCTCGTAGCCGATAATCTACAGGTGGCCCAAAAGAAAATGGAGGAATTAGAGGTGCAGGCGATGAATCACTCACCGGGCACGATTCGACTTCTTTTAGCGATTTCTGAAAAAGAAAGACGGAGGCTCGCTGCTGATCTCCACGACTCAGTGCTCCAGGAGCAGTTTGTTGTACAGCGGAAATTAGAGCGCCTTGCCCGGTCAGAGCATCTGAAAGACACGCTTTTAAAAGATGTAAAAGAGATTCAGAGGGACATGAAACAAGTGACTCGCCATATTCGGGAAACGTGCCAGGAGCTGCGTCCGGTTTTTCTTCAGGAGGAAGGACTGCGTGGTACATTAGAGGAGCTGTTTTCACGGTTTAAGCTAACATCCGATATTTATTTGCAATGTGATATTGATCTGCCGTCCCATTACAGGTCGGACCAGGACAAAGAACTTGCTGTCTATCGGATTGTACAGGAGCTTTTGCATAATGCCCGCAAGCATTCAAAAGCATCCCGTCTGTCTATTTCTGTGTGGGAGGAAAGCGAAACCTTATTTTTGGATTATCTGGATAATGGAATTGGGTTTGACATGAGCTGTATGGATGAGCAGGGAAACCAGATGGGGATATCCGGGATAAAGGAGAGAGTGGCCATGCTTTCAGGATATGTAGAGTGGATGACATCGCCTAACAGCGGTGTGCAGGTTCAAATGACACTGCCGGGGTGGAGAGAATGA
- a CDS encoding NUDIX hydrolase, which translates to MKSYDSSKYRTPDGYTADIAIFTILSKKREEKAPPDMKLYMMLIQRAATDSEGNPNIEALKWAVPGGFIQPEETGIQAARRELLEETGVSGLHMRHFGVYDTPGRDPRGWIVSNAFYAIVPEASLVNRSASDDAADVQLFPIEEVLNLDLAFDHRQIVQDALALIRSDMLRTTLAKNFLPKEFTLSELQRVLLTVTDDSKIASDPVFFARAPKLPFLELALDEDGQPKKTTRHSYRPSRLYTFNDLDVIESIYG; encoded by the coding sequence ATGAAAAGCTATGACTCCTCCAAATACCGGACACCAGACGGTTATACAGCAGACATCGCGATCTTTACCATTTTATCGAAAAAAAGAGAAGAAAAAGCGCCTCCTGATATGAAGCTTTACATGATGCTTATTCAGCGCGCGGCAACAGACAGTGAAGGAAATCCCAATATCGAAGCTTTGAAGTGGGCAGTTCCTGGCGGGTTTATCCAGCCGGAAGAAACAGGCATCCAAGCTGCGCGTCGGGAGCTGCTAGAAGAAACAGGCGTTAGCGGTCTTCATATGCGTCATTTTGGTGTATACGATACACCAGGACGCGATCCGCGCGGCTGGATCGTTTCAAATGCCTTTTATGCCATTGTGCCGGAAGCGTCTCTTGTAAACCGGTCAGCGTCAGATGATGCGGCGGACGTACAGCTGTTTCCGATCGAAGAAGTGCTGAATCTAGACCTGGCTTTTGATCACAGGCAGATTGTTCAGGACGCGCTTGCATTGATCCGGTCAGACATGCTGAGAACAACGCTGGCGAAAAACTTTTTGCCAAAGGAATTTACACTTTCTGAATTGCAGCGGGTGCTTCTGACCGTAACGGATGATTCGAAAATCGCTTCTGATCCAGTTTTCTTCGCTCGTGCACCGAAGCTTCCATTTTTAGAGCTAGCACTGGATGAGGACGGACAGCCGAAAAAAACAACCCGTCACTCGTACCGGCCGTCCCGATTGTATACTTTTAATGATTTAGATGTAATTGAATCCATTTACGGATAA
- a CDS encoding LacI family DNA-binding transcriptional regulator: MGNIHDIARMAGVSAATVSRVLNNHPYVKEEKRRAVVEAAEQLRYVKNINAVHLSLGKTKIIGVILPFVSHPYFGVILGGIASAAEKSGYKLMITQSNYQVSQEIEALDMLKRKQVDGVIIVSRECPIDIVKDYSEYGQIVLCEALADPSLSSVFVDQYKAFQAALSFLKKKGHQKVGYTLLRTEGKSSLARKQAYEEQYGKAKRGWVFNQALTIDDGIRIAGEWAALSERPDAMVITNDFVAAGFLLECRRLGFSVPEDAALIGFDNHPIAGALGITTVELPLHLLGEIAFEQVISSDTSHKEVPFRLIERDSV; encoded by the coding sequence ATGGGCAATATTCATGATATCGCTCGAATGGCTGGTGTTTCTGCCGCTACGGTTTCAAGAGTGTTAAATAACCATCCCTACGTAAAAGAGGAAAAAAGAAGAGCTGTCGTTGAAGCAGCCGAGCAGCTTCGTTACGTGAAAAACATTAATGCTGTTCACCTTTCACTGGGGAAAACAAAGATCATCGGGGTGATTCTGCCATTTGTCAGCCATCCTTATTTCGGTGTAATTTTGGGCGGAATTGCTTCAGCTGCCGAAAAAAGCGGCTACAAGCTGATGATCACGCAAAGCAATTATCAGGTGAGCCAGGAGATAGAAGCGCTGGATATGCTGAAGAGAAAACAAGTTGACGGAGTGATTATCGTTTCACGTGAGTGTCCTATTGATATTGTGAAGGACTACAGTGAATACGGACAAATTGTTTTATGCGAGGCACTGGCTGACCCGTCTCTTTCCTCTGTATTTGTCGACCAGTACAAAGCATTCCAGGCCGCTCTGTCTTTCTTAAAGAAAAAAGGTCATCAGAAAGTTGGTTATACTCTTTTGCGGACGGAGGGAAAAAGCAGCCTGGCAAGAAAGCAGGCGTATGAAGAACAGTATGGCAAGGCAAAGCGCGGCTGGGTATTTAACCAGGCACTGACCATTGATGACGGCATCAGAATTGCCGGTGAATGGGCAGCACTTTCCGAACGGCCTGATGCCATGGTGATTACAAACGATTTCGTGGCAGCCGGTTTTTTGCTCGAATGCAGGCGGCTTGGCTTTTCTGTGCCGGAGGATGCGGCTCTTATTGGCTTTGATAATCATCCTATTGCCGGTGCACTCGGCATTACAACTGTTGAACTGCCGTTGCATCTGCTCGGGGAAATAGCATTTGAACAAGTTATTTCTTCAGACACTTCCCACAAAGAAGTGCCTTTTCGCTTAATTGAACGAGACAGTGTATAA
- a CDS encoding response regulator transcription factor, with amino-acid sequence MLLDDHQIVGLETKSMIEAYSDFQVTCVSDHQTAIEMSESEPFDLYLLDMNISEEVCGVKVAENIREYQPGAKIIIYTGFDYTNRIDLIVSSGVGAIINKDTPAAELMTAIHAVLSGYAIVPLAALKRLSLKQSSNRSNQKQDTSYTLTEQELQLLTALAVGKKTKELAEQFFTSSRTIEYWLSKLLNKMQVQTTSQAVTEAVRHNLISL; translated from the coding sequence TTGCTGCTGGATGACCATCAAATTGTCGGGCTGGAAACGAAAAGCATGATTGAAGCATATTCGGATTTTCAAGTCACATGTGTATCCGATCATCAAACAGCTATTGAGATGAGCGAAAGCGAGCCGTTTGATCTGTACCTGCTCGATATGAATATTTCGGAAGAAGTGTGTGGTGTAAAGGTAGCCGAAAACATTCGTGAATACCAGCCAGGAGCGAAGATTATTATTTATACGGGATTTGATTATACGAACCGAATCGATTTAATCGTTTCATCTGGTGTTGGCGCAATTATTAATAAAGATACACCCGCAGCAGAGTTAATGACGGCGATCCATGCTGTGCTCAGCGGGTACGCCATCGTGCCGCTTGCTGCGTTGAAGCGGCTGTCATTAAAACAAAGCAGCAACCGGTCAAATCAAAAGCAGGATACCTCTTATACGTTAACAGAACAAGAGCTTCAACTGCTAACGGCTCTGGCAGTCGGAAAGAAAACCAAGGAGCTGGCAGAACAATTTTTTACAAGCAGCCGGACGATCGAGTACTGGTTGTCCAAGCTATTAAACAAAATGCAGGTACAAACAACGTCTCAAGCTGTTACTGAAGCAGTTCGACACAATCTTATTAGTCTTTAA
- a CDS encoding CrcB family protein yields MILVAIGGFFGAIARFWLSSRFNSTAFPFGTLSVNVLGAFLLGLLIGSGAGESDRLLFGTGFLGAFTTFSTWLFEAEQMKMKKAFLYIFLTCAAGFFGAWLGL; encoded by the coding sequence ATGATACTAGTCGCGATTGGCGGTTTTTTCGGGGCGATAGCCCGTTTTTGGCTGAGCAGCCGGTTCAACAGCACGGCTTTTCCGTTTGGAACTTTAAGCGTCAATGTACTTGGCGCCTTTTTGCTTGGGCTGCTTATAGGCAGCGGGGCAGGAGAGAGCGATCGTTTACTGTTTGGCACGGGGTTTCTTGGCGCCTTTACTACCTTTTCAACATGGCTGTTTGAAGCGGAGCAAATGAAAATGAAAAAAGCCTTTCTTTATATCTTCCTTACATGTGCGGCCGGTTTTTTTGGTGCATGGCTTGGCCTGTAA